The following proteins come from a genomic window of Oncorhynchus mykiss isolate Arlee chromosome 19, USDA_OmykA_1.1, whole genome shotgun sequence:
- the cdkn3 gene encoding cyclin-dependent kinase inhibitor 3, with translation MRTTSEFDSSSDEEEVCEEHLTPFQISWLPLSIVDCSLFLGICPLPGCKFKDIRRNLLRDVGELQNQGVQDVFVFCTRGELHKYRVPSLLETYRQQGLVVHHLPFPDGGTPDLQQCCQILEGLQANLHNNRKTVIHCYGGLGRSGLIAACLLLQLSVSMTPNKAIEILREHRGGGAIQTVKQYNFLHEFREKYSAYQETKAVSTERSVSR, from the exons ATGAGGACCACCAGTGAGTTTGATTCATCCTCGGATGAAGAGGAAGTTTGTGAAGAGCATCTGACACCTTTCCAGATCTCCTG GTTGCCCTTGTCCATAGTGGACTGTTCTCTGTTTCTTGGAATATGTCCTTTGCCAGGGTGCAAATTCAAAGATATCAGAAGAAATTTACTGAGAGATGTTG GTGAGCTGCAGAACCAGGGGGTGCAGGATGTGTTTGTGTTCTGTACCAGAGGAGAGCTCCATAAGTACCGTGTGCCTAGCCTGCTGGAGACCTACAGGCAGCAGGGGCTCGTGGTGCACCACCTGCCCTTCCCTGATGGGGGCACCCCTGATCTGCAGCAGTGCTGCCAGATACTGGAGGGACTGCAAGCCAACCTACACAACAACCGGAAGACTGTCATCCA TTGTTATGGAGGCCTGGGTCGCTCTGGACTAA TTGCTGCCTGTCTGCTGCTTCAACTGTCCGTCTCCATGACTCCCAACAAAGCCATCGAGATCCTAAGAGAGCACAGAGGGGGTGGGGCCATTCAGACAGTCAAG CAATACAACTTCCTGCATGAGTTCCGGGAAAAATACTCTGCCTACCAAGAAACCAAGGCAGTCTCAACAGAGCGATCGGTGTCGCGGTGA
- the cnih1 gene encoding protein cornichon homolog 1 isoform X1: protein MAFTFAAFCYMLALLLTAALIFFAIWHIIAFDELKTDYKNPIDQCNTLNPTVEKVKKIKRVKIALKLVLPEYLIHVFFCVMFLCAAEWLTLGLNMPLLAYHVWRYMSRPVMSGPGLYDPTTIMNADILAFCQKEGWCKLAFYLLSFFYYLYGMIYVLVSS, encoded by the exons ATGGCGTTCACATTCGCGGCCTTTTGTTACATGCTTGCTCTATTGCTTACGGCCGCTCTTATTTTCTTCGCCATTTGGCAC ATAATTGCATTTGATGAACTGAAGACTGATTACAAGAATCCCATTGATCAATGTAACACATTGAATCCG ACAGTTGAAAAGGTCAAAAAGATTAAAAGAGTCAAAATTGCGTTGAAG CTTGTGCTCCCGGAGTATCTCATCCATGTGTTCTTCTGTGTGATGTTCCTGTGTGCTGCTGAGTGGCTCACCCTAGGCCTCAACATGCCACTGCTGGCCTACCACGTCTGGAG GTATATGAGCAGGCCGGTGATGAGTGGTCCAGGCCTCTATGATCCAACTACGATCATGAACGCTGACATCCTGGCCTTCTGTCAAAAGGAGGGCTGGTGCAAACTGGccttctacctcctctccttcttctactATCTCTATGG GATGATCTACGTGTTGGTGAGCTCTTAA
- the cnih1 gene encoding protein cornichon homolog 1 isoform X2 — MAFTFAAFCYMLALLLTAALIFFAIWHIIAFDELKTDYKNPIDQCNTLNPLVLPEYLIHVFFCVMFLCAAEWLTLGLNMPLLAYHVWRYMSRPVMSGPGLYDPTTIMNADILAFCQKEGWCKLAFYLLSFFYYLYGMIYVLVSS; from the exons ATGGCGTTCACATTCGCGGCCTTTTGTTACATGCTTGCTCTATTGCTTACGGCCGCTCTTATTTTCTTCGCCATTTGGCAC ATAATTGCATTTGATGAACTGAAGACTGATTACAAGAATCCCATTGATCAATGTAACACATTGAATCCG CTTGTGCTCCCGGAGTATCTCATCCATGTGTTCTTCTGTGTGATGTTCCTGTGTGCTGCTGAGTGGCTCACCCTAGGCCTCAACATGCCACTGCTGGCCTACCACGTCTGGAG GTATATGAGCAGGCCGGTGATGAGTGGTCCAGGCCTCTATGATCCAACTACGATCATGAACGCTGACATCCTGGCCTTCTGTCAAAAGGAGGGCTGGTGCAAACTGGccttctacctcctctccttcttctactATCTCTATGG GATGATCTACGTGTTGGTGAGCTCTTAA
- the gmfb gene encoding glia maturation factor beta → MSESLVVCDVDGDLVKKLREFRFRKETNNAAIIMKIDKDKQLVILDEEHEDISPDDLKDELPERQPRFVVYSYKYEHDDGRVSYPLCFIFSSPVGCKPEQQMMYAGSKNKLVQTVQLTKVFEIRNTEDLTEEWLREKLGFFG, encoded by the exons ATG AGTGAATCACTGGTTGTGTGTGACGTTGATGGAGACCTAGTTAAAAAGCTACGGGAATTCCGCTTCCGGAAGGAGACTAACAATGCTGCTATCATCA TGAAGATTGACAAGGACAAGCAGCTTGTCATCCTTGATGAAGAACATGAG gATATTTCTCCTGATGATCTGAAGGATGAGCTGCCTGAAAGACAGCCCAG ATTTGTGGTGTACAGCTACAAGTACGAACATGATGACGGGAGAGTCTCTTACCCTCTCTGTTTCATCTTCTCCAGTCCAGTGG GATGTAAACCCGAGCAACAGATGATGTACGCCGGAAGCAAAAACAAACTGGTGCAAACTGTCCAGTTGACCAAG GTGTTTGAGATCAGAAACACGGAGGACCTGACAGAGGAATGGCTGAGAGAGAAGCTGGGCTTCTTCGGTTAA
- the lgals3a gene encoding galectin-3 isoform X2 gives MDFSLADAIADDVPGQAEKAANPNPAAPNAPPPTNPGWPGAAPGAPTQPSAPGGFPGGPQSSPRAPGQFPGSQGPFSSGPGAPGQYPGAPSAPGGFPPGPGVPAQYPAGPGAPGQCPAGPGAPGQYPAGPGTPGQYPAGPGAPGQYPAGPGAPGQYPAGPGAPGQYPTGPGAPGQYPAGPGAPGQYPAGPGAPGQYPAGPGAPGQYPAGPGAPGQYPAGPGAPGQYPAGPGAPGQYPAGPGAPGQYPAGPGAPGQYPAGPGAPGQYPPGPGAPGQFPGAPMQYPSGPFQTSPGAPTGPYPNVPYPGAQPGGGMYGPGGPGAAFSPAGGTFPGGAFPPIPPGSWGPRGGGGFPSQPGHPGPMGPYGGQAAPGGMLHCNNIILV, from the exons ATGGATTTCTCG CTGGCAGATGCCATAGCTGACGATGTCCCGGGCCAAGCTGAGAAAGCGGCTAACCCCAACCCAGCCGCCCCCAACGCCCCTCCGCCCACTAACCCAGGATGGCCTGGTGCGGCCCCCGGAGCCCCCACACAGCCCTCTGCTCCTGGGGGATTCCCTGGGGGGCCACAGTCTAGTCCAAGGGCCCCAGGGCAGTTCCCTGGAAGTCAAGGACCCTTCTCTTCCGGTCCCGGAGCACCAGGGCAGTATCCTGGAGCTCCCTCTGCCCCTGGTGGGTTCCCACCCGGCCCAGGGGTACCGGCACAGTACCCAGCTGGGCCTGGAGCCCCGGGACAGTGCCCAGCTGGGCCTGGAGCCCCGGGACAGTACCCAGCTGGGCCTGGAACCCCGGGACAGTACCCAGCTGGGCCTGGAGCCCCGGGACAGTACCCAGCTGGACCTGGAGCCCCGGGACAGTACCCAGCTGGACCTGGAGCCCCGGGACAGTACCCAACTGGACCTGGAGCCCCGGGACAGTACCCAGCTGGACCAGGAGCTCCGGGGCAGTACCCAGCTGGGCCTGGAGCCCCGGGACAGTACCCAGCTGGACCTGGAGCCCCAGGACAGTACCCAGCTGGACCTGGAGCCCCAGGACAGTACCCAGCTGGACCAGGAGCTCCGGGACAGTACCCAGCTGGACCTGGAGCCCCAGGACAGTACCCAGCTGGACCTGGAGCCCCAGGACAGTACCCAGCTGGACCAGGAGCTCCGGGGCAATACCCAGCTGGGCCAGGAGCTCCGGGGCAATACCCACCCGGGCCTGGAGCACCTGGACAGTTCCCTGGAGCCCCCATGCAGTACCCGTCTGGACCCTTCCAAACTAGCCCCGGAGCACCAACAGGACCCTACCCCAATGTGCCTTACCCAGGAGCCCAGCCTGGTGGGGGGATGTATGGGCCTGGAGGTCCAGGAGCTGCCTTCTCTCCTGCAGGAGGCACCTTCCCTGGTGGAGCCTTCCCTCCCATCCCCCCTGGATCATGGGGTCCTCGCGGTGGTGGAGGCTTCCCTTCCCAGCCCGGCCACCCAGGGCCCATGGGACCATACGGGGGGCAAGCAGCTCCAGGAGGCATGCTG CACTGCAATAACATTATACTGGTCTGA
- the lgals3a gene encoding galectin-3 isoform X1 yields the protein MDFSLADAIADDVPGQAEKAANPNPAAPNAPPPTNPGWPGAAPGAPTQPSAPGGFPGGPQSSPRAPGQFPGSQGPFSSGPGAPGQYPGAPSAPGGFPPGPGVPAQYPAGPGAPGQCPAGPGAPGQYPAGPGTPGQYPAGPGAPGQYPAGPGAPGQYPAGPGAPGQYPTGPGAPGQYPAGPGAPGQYPAGPGAPGQYPAGPGAPGQYPAGPGAPGQYPAGPGAPGQYPAGPGAPGQYPAGPGAPGQYPAGPGAPGQYPAGPGAPGQYPPGPGAPGQFPGAPMQYPSGPFQTSPGAPTGPYPNVPYPGAQPGGGMYGPGGPGAAFSPAGGTFPGGAFPPIPPGSWGPRGGGGFPSQPGHPGPMGPYGGQAAPGGMLPRHNIPYPPHF from the exons ATGGATTTCTCG CTGGCAGATGCCATAGCTGACGATGTCCCGGGCCAAGCTGAGAAAGCGGCTAACCCCAACCCAGCCGCCCCCAACGCCCCTCCGCCCACTAACCCAGGATGGCCTGGTGCGGCCCCCGGAGCCCCCACACAGCCCTCTGCTCCTGGGGGATTCCCTGGGGGGCCACAGTCTAGTCCAAGGGCCCCAGGGCAGTTCCCTGGAAGTCAAGGACCCTTCTCTTCCGGTCCCGGAGCACCAGGGCAGTATCCTGGAGCTCCCTCTGCCCCTGGTGGGTTCCCACCCGGCCCAGGGGTACCGGCACAGTACCCAGCTGGGCCTGGAGCCCCGGGACAGTGCCCAGCTGGGCCTGGAGCCCCGGGACAGTACCCAGCTGGGCCTGGAACCCCGGGACAGTACCCAGCTGGGCCTGGAGCCCCGGGACAGTACCCAGCTGGACCTGGAGCCCCGGGACAGTACCCAGCTGGACCTGGAGCCCCGGGACAGTACCCAACTGGACCTGGAGCCCCGGGACAGTACCCAGCTGGACCAGGAGCTCCGGGGCAGTACCCAGCTGGGCCTGGAGCCCCGGGACAGTACCCAGCTGGACCTGGAGCCCCAGGACAGTACCCAGCTGGACCTGGAGCCCCAGGACAGTACCCAGCTGGACCAGGAGCTCCGGGACAGTACCCAGCTGGACCTGGAGCCCCAGGACAGTACCCAGCTGGACCTGGAGCCCCAGGACAGTACCCAGCTGGACCAGGAGCTCCGGGGCAATACCCAGCTGGGCCAGGAGCTCCGGGGCAATACCCACCCGGGCCTGGAGCACCTGGACAGTTCCCTGGAGCCCCCATGCAGTACCCGTCTGGACCCTTCCAAACTAGCCCCGGAGCACCAACAGGACCCTACCCCAATGTGCCTTACCCAGGAGCCCAGCCTGGTGGGGGGATGTATGGGCCTGGAGGTCCAGGAGCTGCCTTCTCTCCTGCAGGAGGCACCTTCCCTGGTGGAGCCTTCCCTCCCATCCCCCCTGGATCATGGGGTCCTCGCGGTGGTGGAGGCTTCCCTTCCCAGCCCGGCCACCCAGGGCCCATGGGACCATACGGGGGGCAAGCAGCTCCAGGAGGCATGCTG CCCAGACATAATATACCATATCCACCACATTTTTGA